A genomic segment from Oncorhynchus clarkii lewisi isolate Uvic-CL-2024 chromosome 12, UVic_Ocla_1.0, whole genome shotgun sequence encodes:
- the LOC139420935 gene encoding ferritin, middle subunit-like: MESQIRQNYHHDCETAINRMINLEMFASYTYTSMAFYFSRDDVALRGFAHFFKENSDEEREHADKLLSFQNKRGGRILLQDIKKPERDEWGNGLEAMQCALQLEKNVNQALLDLHKIASDKVDPHLCDFLETHYLNEQVEAIKKLGDHITNLTKMDAVKNKMAEYLFDKHTLGGQS, encoded by the exons ATGGAGTCTCAGATCCGCCAGAACTATCACCACGATTGCGAAACTGCCATCAACCGGATGATCAACTTGGAGATGTTTGCCTCCTACACCTACACCTCAATG GCTTTCTATTTCTCCCGTGACGATGTGGCGCTGCGTGGCTTCGCGCATTTCTTCAAGGAGAACAGCGATGAGGAGCGGGAGCACGCCGACAAGCTACTCTCCTTCCAGAACAAGAGAGGTGGACGCATTTTACTTCAGGACATCAAG AAGCCAGAACGTGATGAGTGGGGCAATGGGCTGGAGGCCATGCAGTGTGCTCTGCAGCTGGAGAAGAATGTGAACCAGGCCCTGCTGGACCTGCACAAGATTGCCTCTGACAAGGTTGACCCCCAT CTGTGTGACTTCCTGGAGACCCATTACCTGAATGAGCAGGTGGAGGCCATTAAGAAGCTGGGAGACCACATCACCAACCTCACCAAGATGGATGCTGTCAAAAACAAGATGGCAGAGTACCTGTTTGACAAGCACACCCTGGGAGGCCAGAGCTAA
- the LOC139422111 gene encoding ferritin, middle subunit-like isoform X1, whose protein sequence is MESQIRQNYHHDCETAINRIINLEMFASYTYTSMAFYFSRDDVALRGFAHFFKENSDEEREHADKLLSFQNKRGGRILLQDIKKPERDEWGNGLEAMQCALQLEKNVNQALLDLHKIASDKVDPHLCDFLETHYLNEQVEAIKKLGDHITNLTKMDAVNNKMAEYLFDKHTLGGQS, encoded by the exons ATGGAGTCTCAGATCCGCCAGAACTATCACCACGATTGCGAAACTGCCATCAACCGGATTATCAATTTGGAGATGTTTGCCTCCTACACCTACACTTCAATG GCTTTCTATTTCTCCCGTGATGATGTGGCTCTGCGTGGCTTCGCGCATTTCTTCAAGGAAAACAGCGACGAGGAGCGGGAACACGCCGACAAGCTTCTCTCCTTCCAGAACAAGAGAGGTGGACGCATTTTACTCCAGGACATCAAG AAGCCAGAACGTGATGAATGGGGCAATGGGCTGGAGGCCATGCAGTGTGCTCTGCAGCTGGAGAAGAATGTGAACCAGGCCCTACTGGACCTGCACAAGATTGCCTCTGACAAGGTTGACCCCCAT CTGTGTGACTTCCTGGAGACTCATTACCTGAATGAGCAGGTGGAGGCCATTAAGAAGCTGGGTGACCACATCACCAACCTCACCAAGATGGATGCTGTCAACAACAAGATGGCAGAGTACCTGTTTGACAAGCACACCCTGGGAGGCCAGAGCTAA
- the LOC139422111 gene encoding ferritin, middle subunit-like isoform X2: protein MESQIRQNYHHDCETAINRIINLEMFASYTYTSMAFYFSRDDVALRGFAHFFKENSDEEREHADKLLSFQNKRGGRILLQDIKPERDEWGNGLEAMQCALQLEKNVNQALLDLHKIASDKVDPHLCDFLETHYLNEQVEAIKKLGDHITNLTKMDAVNNKMAEYLFDKHTLGGQS from the exons ATGGAGTCTCAGATCCGCCAGAACTATCACCACGATTGCGAAACTGCCATCAACCGGATTATCAATTTGGAGATGTTTGCCTCCTACACCTACACTTCAATG GCTTTCTATTTCTCCCGTGATGATGTGGCTCTGCGTGGCTTCGCGCATTTCTTCAAGGAAAACAGCGACGAGGAGCGGGAACACGCCGACAAGCTTCTCTCCTTCCAGAACAAGAGAGGTGGACGCATTTTACTCCAGGACATCAAG CCAGAACGTGATGAATGGGGCAATGGGCTGGAGGCCATGCAGTGTGCTCTGCAGCTGGAGAAGAATGTGAACCAGGCCCTACTGGACCTGCACAAGATTGCCTCTGACAAGGTTGACCCCCAT CTGTGTGACTTCCTGGAGACTCATTACCTGAATGAGCAGGTGGAGGCCATTAAGAAGCTGGGTGACCACATCACCAACCTCACCAAGATGGATGCTGTCAACAACAAGATGGCAGAGTACCTGTTTGACAAGCACACCCTGGGAGGCCAGAGCTAA